The genomic DNA TGCCAGTCTTAAGCATGCTAAGTTTGTAAACTAAAGAACGAGGAACagtaaatatgtaaatatatattaCCTCCAGAAGTAAACTTCTTCTGTCAGTAAAATTGGATCAAGAGCCTCAATACTGTAAAGAAAAGGGAAGAAGTGGAATTTATTGAGGCTGGAAAGGAGAAATTAGACTCTGTGGATTGTTCAAGTACTTAGCCGCACAGTGCATCGGGCAAATAAGGTACACATAAGTGTAGTCAAACTTGAACTTTTTGGTTCAAACTTCAGAgctaatattattaatttaaattgaGGCTTTTCTAGCTTATAGTTGTGATGAAGCTTATAGCAGTCCTCTATTTACCTGTATATAATTATATGATTGTTGTGGCGCGTCTTCCTTGTAAGCCATATGTATAACAGTATAAAGAGTATAATTTGTTCCTCTTTTTTCAAGCATGTAGGCATGATCTCTTCTTATTAATAGCTATAAGGCATAAATATTACTACCTCCATCCCATTTATTTTGACCACATTTCCTATTTAAGTTGTCCCAAAACGTCTGTTCACTTTTAATATGTAAGGTAAATCAAGTTTAAAATATGTTATAATTTTACTAGTATGGCAATATTTAAGCTTAATTATGgacattaaaaaataaaaatagtaaATTGGTAAAAACATGGTTTTTGATTGATGGACAAAATAAGTGGGACGGATAGAAGGCAAATCTAATATTTAGTAATTATCCCTCCACAATTATGGACAAGAAACCAATTTACTATTTTGTCCATCAATCAAAAACCAAATAGTTATTACGCACACTAGGTTTGGTAAAAACTAATACTAAATTAGGTAGATTTTTGGTAAATCTAAAGTGTAGTAATTATCCCTCCAAAATTATGGGTTTGAACTTTGTCATGCGAAATACAAGTGTTTTCGGGGTAATAACCAACATGCGTAGTACATAGTCTTATGTCGATCTGGTGCTTAAATAATTTCAGATAGAAATGCTGCAGAAAAGCAGGCTGAAGTTCATAGAGAAAGTTCTCTCACTTTATCAACTCAAGACCGATGTCGAAGCCAGAAGGAAGCTGATGCTGAAAGATCTATGATTGGTGATTGTTCCAGTGCTAACCAGACTGAAAAAGTCATGCCCGATGAGTCCAGTTCTGATGGTGCTGATGTACCTATTGGAAGGCCAATGTCCCCTGGAACACTAGCATTGATGTGTGATGAACAAGACACAATGTTTGCTTCTTCCCAAAGTGGGGTAATGGGCCATGGTGGTACTACATCCTCTCAGTTGCTACAAGACCAATGCATGACAGAAATATATGCTGAACAAGAACGAACAATTTTAACTAACTTCCGAGATTGTCTGAACAAGCTCATCACCTTAGGACAGATAAAAGGTAATCTCTGTCTAATTCTGTAAGTgaaattaagtaaaataatatTTCAGCACATATTACTAGTCCACCTATGCATGAATCACAAAATTTTCAGGAACTTTTAAAACTGATGAAGGTGTATCCTTCTGACAATTTTTCTGGATACTCATTTGGCTTCATTTCCTCTTGTGAAATAGGAACCAAGACATTTTGGCATAGTAAATGCAGCCCCTAGTTATGCGATTGTTGTAAATGCGTAGGTGGTTTAATAGAAATGTTCTCTAAGTACATTTTGTTGCTTATAACTGTGAAACGTATTTTGGAACTTGGGGATAGTTATTATGTTAAAAACTACAGAAGTAAACTCTTTTTTACACATTAAAAATGAAGTCCCATGTCATGTCTTTACATTAATCTTACATAGATTGAAAATATAGGCCAAGGCGGTTAAGCTTCTAATGCTTGCTTATATTGATTCATAACAGTTGAGGTAGTTATATAAGGAATTTTCTGTTATTTTTTGGGCTGTTTTCTTGAGAATGGTCACCTGTGATGTCAGTACAGTGGTGCAGATTTTAGAACACTTGGAAATGGCAATTCGATCTCACTTATGTTTCCTtctataaattttaaataatgaGCAATGTAGTAGTACCATGTAGGAGTCACATATGTAGACTTTATGAACACAGGAACCTCTCAAGGAGTCACAGATGTAGACTTTATGAACATAGCAATAATTGAACATGTTGTCTGTGGAATTATATTCTTGAACTCTGATTTATCTATGTAATAATGGGTTCATTGTCCATGCAGAAAGAAAATTATTCCCCATGGCGCAAACTGAATTAGAAGATCAAATTGCTGCTCTCAGCAATAGCAATGCAAATGCTAGAATGGAAACCAGAAATCACCAGGAGCTCTATAACAATGGTGCCCCACATTCTCCGCTTCCACCCGTGTTGATGACTCAAATGGTTAGCTCAGCAGCAGTATCAGCATCTGCGGCTTCTCACAGTGACTTGCAATTGAGAATTCCATTTACTGCTGAAAACGGGAATTTGAAACCTAAGAATGATAAACCCATGTAAAAATGGATAAGACATGATTATGTCCCCTTTGTAACTGCTGGCTCTTTGTTCATCTTTCTCCCTGATGCAGCCAGCTAAATTATATCAAAGCCTCAATTTGGAACTGACCAGGATCCTACCTATTTCTTTAACAATCACAAATTTAAATAATAGATCTGTTACATTGACGGACTGGAACGGCAAGGCTTTAGAAATTCGTAGGCAGCAGTTCTGGCACACATAAAATTTCAATATACTTTTAAACTTTTAAACTTTTGACATTTTGATTGTTTAGTTTACAGCGGGTAGAAACAATACCACTCACAAACATTAATATTGCGCCTCAGAGACCCTGTCACGGTTTATCTtagttcacgtgatttgcagacTATTGTGTGAATATGTGAGATTTACCTGATGCGTACCCGAAGGATAGCGGTCGTGGGTTCATTTCGATAAAAAAAATCTTAACATTATTTGGACGAGTTTATTATGAGAGAAACTTTAAGTAACTTTTATTTTAAGTAACTTTTATTTTGGTTaacgtgatttgcaggctattacgtgagcaTGTGGGATTTACCCGTGCGCACACGAAGAGTAGCGGCTGCAGATTCATTTCGATAAAAAAAATCTTAATCTTATCTGGACGAGTTTGTATGAGAGAAACTTTAAGTACCCGATAAACACACctatttcttaattttataatacacgcaagtatatgtgTTCACAAAAAGcatagaatcttttctagttcgttcccacagtgattgtattggttaactatctaaattacgtACCTACGCAACAatatatggttattattcaatgctaagactataacaaattgagaatgattataactaagaattacgtTAACTATTATcactacgagaataaaatagactgaattaatatatatgacaaacatgagattctaactttattaagtacttcattcaatagctttattattctcaaccttagcatgcaatggtgatgacactaatcagacaacacgaaactgataaacgccaactttcgttgcacgagtaccattctaccagacatccacaaaagagatagaagataaataggcaccaattatattgagaccctatatgtctatagaatttgacaacataacggtatAAGCACAaattatctatcttgattacatagggcaagtaaaatgggtaaaattacctacgaatcatgcataacaatacatgaacctatgctagcatgacaagttctaaatccttaaattcactttcgcttcattaaaaattaacacactatcttataagttcgcgatgctcataagacgaataagcacaaccataacTAGGCTATCAtgcaatcaccacacactaaggcatcaaataaattaactaaagaaatccataaataaatccgctagaaccccacgataacgattagcccataatcgaactcatcgccaacgcgggttccaatgaaaacatgatataacaaacgtagtctttatatgaataaataaaccaaagtacacacaagaatataggttcaaacaaataagaaacaagcatccaaattataactcaaaataaagattcacaagagtAAACTAGac from Apium graveolens cultivar Ventura chromosome 5, ASM990537v1, whole genome shotgun sequence includes the following:
- the LOC141724654 gene encoding protein tesmin/TSO1-like CXC 5, whose translation is MVPHPLHTQAHPPVRPPIKPESPRARPRQTTEVKDGTPKKQKQCNCKHSRCLKLYCECFASGIYCDGCNCVNCHNNVEDEDVRREAVEATLERNPNAFRPKIVSSPHGTRDNRNLVQLCLLLPPLLKKRKGQELLFGSTAKDPSTYRHPQFQQISQANNMRGPASSCVGNSAAPGPSKSYRSLLEGIIQPEDFKQLCSVLVVYTGETGKIIEDRNAAEKQAEVHRESSLTLSTQDRCRSQKEADAERSMIGDCSSANQTEKVMPDESSSDGADVPIGRPMSPGTLALMCDEQDTMFASSQSGVMGHGGTTSSQLLQDQCMTEIYAEQERTILTNFRDCLNKLITLGQIKERKLFPMAQTELEDQIAALSNSNANARMETRNHQELYNNGAPHSPLPPVLMTQMVSSAAVSASAASHSDLQLRIPFTAENGNLKPKNDKPM